In one Oxyura jamaicensis isolate SHBP4307 breed ruddy duck chromosome 14, BPBGC_Ojam_1.0, whole genome shotgun sequence genomic region, the following are encoded:
- the BFAR gene encoding bifunctional apoptosis regulator: MEEDETSQGEPERAEVKAHATPKISQRISVSEFHCHCCYDILVNPTTLNCGHSFCRHCLALWWVSSKKNECPECREKWEGFPKVNIILRDVIERLFSDAIEQRKEDIQQNSDVARSLATFQKYGNDQVSAAPNTRRINRRGGGFFSGVLTALTGVAVVLLGYHWSSREFEDDLLVHKPVAKWNAKEVILWLEQLGPWASHYKEKFLLEKVNGRLLLTLTEEDFTKEPYSIENNNHRKAILAELECVKTLGVKPPQNLWEYKAVNPGKSLFLLYALKSSPRLSMLYLYLFDHAEAFLPFIHTICPMQEDQYEDNVTKLLDLKDPTWKQWREFIVKYLFLPYQLIAEFAWDWLDVHYWTSRFIIVNAMLLSVLELFSFWRLWSRRDLKTIPHRMWRHFWKFSTQGLFVAIFWPFIPQFVCNCLFYWALYFNPIINIDLVVKEVRRLETQVQ, encoded by the exons atggaagaagatgAGACTTCACAAGGTGAACCTGAGAGGGCAGAAGTTAAAGCACATGCTACCCCTAAAATCAGTCAGCGAATATCAGTTAGTGAGTTCCATTGCCATTGCTGCTATGACATTCTGGTTAATCCCACCACCCTGAACTGTGGACACAGCTTCTGTAGACATTGCCTAGCCTTGTGGTGGGTATCCTCCAAGAAGAATGAATGTCCagaatgcagagaaaaatgggaaggaTTCCCCAAAGTCAACATTATTCTCAG GGATGTTATTGAAAGACTCTTTTCTGATGCAattgaacaaagaaaagaagatattCAACAAAACAGTGATGTAGCACGCAGCTTAGCAACCTtccaaaaatatggaaatgacCAGGTTTCTGCAGCTCCAAACACAAGAAGAATTAATCGTCGAGGAGGAGGGTTTTTCTCAGGTGTTCTGACAGCTCTAACTGGTGTAGCA GTAGTACTACTTGGATATCACTGGAGTAGCAGAGAATTTGAAGATGATCTTCTTGTCCACAAGCCAGTTGCTAAATGGAATGCTAAAGAAGTGATACTTTGGCTAGAGCAACTGGGCCCATGGGCTTCACATTATAAAGAGAAGTTTCTGCTGGAGAAAGTGAATGGAAG GCTCCTTCTCACACTGACAGAGGAGGATTTCACAAAAGAGCCTTACAGTATAGAGAACAATAACCATAGAAAAGCTATTCTGGCAGAATTGGAATGTGTCAAAACTTTAGGCGTTAAACCACCACAGAACCTTTGGGAATATAAG GCAGTAAATCCAGGAAAATCACTCTTTCTTCTGTATGCACTGAAGAGTTCTCCAAGACTCAGTATGTTATACTTATATCTGTTTGATCATGCAGAAGCTTTCCTACCTTTCATCCACACAATTTGTCCTATGCAAGAAGACCAGTATGAAGATAATGTCACAAAATTATTA GACCTCAAAGATCCTACTTGGAAACAGTGGAGAGAATTCATtgtgaagtatttatttttgccatacCAGTTGATAGCTGAATTTGCTTGGGATTGGCTGGATGTGCACTATTGGACATCAAGATTTATAATTGTTAATGCAATGCTGCTCTCTGTTCTAGAGTTATTCTCCTTTTGGAGGCTCTGGTCAAGAAGAGATTTGAA gACTATTCCTCACAGAATGTGGAGACATTTCTGGAAATTCTCAACCCAGGGtctttttgttgctattttttggCCTTTTATTCCTCAGTTTGTCTGcaattgtttgttttactgGGCCTTGTACTTTAACCCAATTATAAATATTGATCTTGTGGTTAAAGAAGTAAGGCGCTTGGAGACACAAGTGCAGTGA
- the LOC118174352 gene encoding phospholipase A2-like gives MAPRPGPLMLLLLLLQAVYRGTLGEAHLRNRRGILELAGAIRCTTGRSPFAYLRYGCYCGLGGRGWPKDRVDWCCFNHDCCYGKAERAGCHPKIESYHWECEDNVAVCESIEDKCQKMACECDSEAAKCFSTAPYHTKYLLWPDVTCGEIQPVCRY, from the exons ATGGCGCCCCGCCCGGGCCCgctgatgctgctgctgctcctgctgcaggccg tttATAGAGGCACTCTTGGGGAAGCCCATTTAAGGAACAGAAGAGGAATTCTGGAATTAGCCGGAGCCATTAGATGTACTACAGGACGATCTCCTTTTGCCTACCTACGTTATGGATGCTACTGTGGactgggaggaagaggatggcCCAAGGACAGAGTAGATTG gTGCTGCTTTAACCATGACTGCTGCTATGGTAAGGCAGAAAGAGCAGGTTGTCACCCCAAGATAGAAAGTTACCACTGGGAATGTGAAGACAATGTTGCTGTGTGTG aatcaaTAGAAGACAAGTGTCAAAAAATGGCATGTGAATGCGATAGTGAAGCTGCCAAATGTTTTTCTACAGCTCCCTATCATACAAAGTACCTTTTGTGGCCAGATGTTACGTGTGGTGAGATTCAGCCAGTGTGTAGGTATTAG